A window of the Arachis duranensis cultivar V14167 chromosome 5, aradu.V14167.gnm2.J7QH, whole genome shotgun sequence genome harbors these coding sequences:
- the LOC107487602 gene encoding LRR receptor-like serine/threonine-protein kinase HSL2, with translation MPQHIFNPVRFLLLVLLCSSRLTQGMSFSLSLTRGTQILQQVKNTELQDQNDSLKNWSLDAHSTSPCNWTGITCDARNQSVLSIDLSETGVSGSFPSGFCRIQTLQTLNLASNFLGGAISSESLSLCSHLRVLNLSDNIFVGPLPEFSLEFSQLTELDLSKNNFSGEIPASFGRFPNLNVLVLSGNLLNGTIPPFLGNLGALVHLELAYNPLKPGSLPSQIGNLSNLEILFLAQNNLIGEIPDSIGNLMKLKNLDLSQNSLSGKIPSSISRLKSVKQIELFYNQLSGEVPRGIGNLTSLVRLDLSQNALTGTLPDSVAALRLNSLNLNDNLLSGEIPISLSSNPKLQQLKLFNNSFTGKLPEDLGRYSELEEFDVSTNDFAGELPKYLCQGNKLQRFLTFTNRFSGTIPDQYGDCDSLEYVRIENNQFSGQVPPKFWSLPKLQLLQMDNNRFEGSVSSSISSARGITVLLLSGNSFSGNIPREFCELDQLVKIDISKNRFSGEVPGCITGLKRLQKLRMQNNAFSGDIPGNVSSWTELTELNLSHNQFSGSIPPKLGDLPQLTYLDLAGNLLTGEIPVELTKLTLNQFNISDNKLYGEVPSGFNHQVYLSGLMGNPGLCSSVIKELSPCSKRRPFSIIAILALSASVVLLLLSLFCFLKKTKSIHFGAKSKRSFKTTTFQRVAFNEEDIFPLLTDENVIASGSSGRVYRVNLAKTGQKVAVKKLWGGGRQEPDTETELVFRSEIETLGMIRHANIVKLLFSCSGDDFRILAYEYMENGSLGDVLHGEKCGELLDWNKRFEIAVGAAMGLAYLHHDCVPAIVHRDVKSNNILLDHEFRPCVADFGLAKTLQREAGEGGAGAGAMSRVAGSYGYIAPEYAYTLKVTEKSDVYSFGVVLMELITGKRPNDPSFGENKDIVRWVTETALLSSVEEENGSFEGGHDHIDIIAKIVDPRLNPATCDYQEFEKVLNVALLCTSVFPINRPSMRRVVELLKDHKLPCPKL, from the exons ATGCCGCAACACATTTTCAACCCTGTGCGATTCTTGCTACTGGTTTTACTATGCTCAAGTCGTTTGACTCAAGGGATGTCGTTTTCACTTTCTCTCACAAGAGGCACCCAGATTTTGCAGCAAGTGAAGAACACTGAGCTTCAAGACCAAAACGACAGCCTCAAAAACTGGTCACTCGACGCACACAGCACTAGTCCTTGCAACTGGACCGGCATTACCTGTGACGCACGGAACCAATCGGTTCTCTCCATCGACCTCTCCGAAACCGGCGTCTCCGGCTCTTTCCCATCCGGTTTTTGCCGCATTCAGACTCTCCAAACCCTCAACCTCGCTTCCAACTTTCTAGGCGGCGCCATCTCCTCTGAATCACTCTCTCTGTGTTCCCACCTCCGCGTCTTGAACCTCTCTGACAACATCTTCGTCGGACCTCTGCCGGAATTCTCGCTGGAATTTTCTCAACTAACAGAACTCGACCTCTCAAAGAACAACTTCAGCGGCGAAATTCCGGCCAGTTTCGGCCGGTTCCCGAACCTGAACGTGCTCGTTCTATCAGGGAACCTTCTCAACGGAACCATTCCTCCATTCTTGGGGAACCTCGGTGCGCTAGTTCATCTTGAACTCGCGTATAACCCATTGAAACCAGGATCATTACCTTCACAAATAGGAAACCTCTCTAACCTGGAAATTCTGTTCCTCGCACAAAATAACCTCATAGGTGAAATACCAGACTCCATTGGAAACCTcatgaagctcaagaacttgGATTTGTCTCAGAACTCATTGTCAGGTAAGATCCCAAGCAGCATTTCAAGATTGAAGAGTGTGAAGCAAATAGAGCTATTCTATAACCAGCTTTCTGGCGAAGTTCCACGTGGCATAGGAAACCTCACAAGTTTGGTTCGTTTGGACCTCTCTCAGAACGCTCTCACGGGAACACTGCCAGATTCAGTTGCTGCATTGCGCCTTAATTCTCTTAACTTGAACGACAACCTTCTCAGTGGAGAAATCCCTATTAGTCTATCTTCGAACCCTAAGTTGCAGCAATTGAAGCTCTTCAACAACAGTTTCACCGGGAAACTACCGGAAGATCTCGGAAGATACTCTGAGTTAGAGGAATTCGATGTCTCAACCAATGATTTCGCCGGTGAATTGCCCAAGTACCTTTGCCAAGGGAACAAGCTTCAGCGTTTCCTCACTTTCACGAATCGGTTTTCCGGAACTATTCCTGATCAATACGGAGACTGTGATTCTCTTGAATATGTCAGAATCGAGAACAACCAGTTCTCCGGTCAAGTACCACCGAAGTTCTGGAGCCTCCCGAAGCTTCAGCTTCTTCAAATGGATAACAACAGGTTTGAAGGTTCTGTCTCTTCTTCTATATCCAGCGCCAGGGGAATCACTGTTCTTCTTTTATCCGGTAACAGCTTCTCAGGGAATATTCCGAGGGAATTTTGCGAACTCGATCAGCTTGTGAAGATTGACATCAGCAAGAACAGGTTTTCCGGCGAAGTTCCCGGTTGCATAACAGGGTTGAAAAGGTTGCAGAAGCTTAGGATGCAGAATAACGCGTTCTCCGGTGATATTCCCGGTAATGTGAGCTCATGGACCGAGTTGACTGAGTTGAACTTGTCTCATAACCAGTTCTCCGGTTCGATCCCGCCAAAACTCGGTGACTTGCCGCAGTTGACTTACCTTGATCTCGCCGGAAACTTGCTGACAGGTGAGATTCCGGTGGAGCTGACGAAACTCACACTCAATCAATTCAATATATCTGACAACAAATTGTACGGAGAAGTTCCTTCAGGTTTCAACCACCAAGTTTACTTGTCAGGTCTAATGGGAAACCCTGGTCTCTGTAGCTCAGTTATTAAAGAGCTTTCTCCTTGTTCCAAACGCAGACCCTTTTCCATCATTGCTATACTTGCTTTATCTGCAAGTGTAGTGCTCCTTCTGCTGTCTTTGTTCTGTTTCTTGAAGAAAACAAAGTCAATTCATTTTGGTGCCAAGTCCAAGCGTTCATTCAAGACAACAACTTTCCAACGGGTTGCTTTCAACGAAGAAGATATATTTCCCTTGTTAACTGATGAGAATGTGATTGCTTCTGGAAGTTCCGGTCGGGTCTACAGAGTGAACCTTGCCAAGACGGGTCAGAAAGTGGCGGTGAAGAAGCTTTGGGGAGGAGGAAGACAAGAGCCAGACACGGAGACTGAATTGGTGTTCAGATCGGAGATTGAGACCTTGGGGATGATCCGGCATGCTAACATTGTGAAGCTGTTGTTCAGTTGCAGTGGTGATGATTTCAGGATATTGGCGTATGAGTACATGGAGAATGGAAGCTTGGGTGATGTTTTGCATGGGGAGAAGTGTGGTGAGTTGTTGGATTGGAACAAGAGGTTTGAAATTGCTGTGGGTGCGGCTATGGGGTTGGCTTATTTGCACCATGATTGTGTGCCTGCTATAGTTCATAGGGATGTGAAGAGCAATAACATATTGCTTGATCATGAGTTTAGGCCTTGTGTAGCAGATTTTGGGCTTGCTAAGACCTTGCAGCGTGAGGCTGGTGAGGGAGGTGCTGGTGCCGGTGCCATGTCCAGGGTTGCTGGATCATATGGTTACATTGCCCCGG AGTATGCTTATACGCTCAAAGTAACTGAAAAGAGTGATGTGTACAGTTTTGGTGTGGTTTTGATGGAACTGATCACGGGCAAGAGGCCAAATGACCCTTCCTTTGGTGAGAACAAGGACATAGTGAGATGGGTTACTGAGACTGCTTTGCTATCATctgttgaagaagaaaatggcaGTTTTGAGGGTGGTCACGATCATATTGATATCATCGCTAAGATTGTGGACCCAAGATTGAACCCAGCAACTTGTGATTATCAAGAGTTTGAGAAAGTTCTAAATGTGGCCCTACTTTGCACCTCAGTGTTTCCCATTAACAGACCCTCAATGAGAAGGGTGGTTGAATTGCTCAAGGACCATAAGCTGCCTTGTCCCAAGTTATGA